A window of the Dunckerocampus dactyliophorus isolate RoL2022-P2 chromosome 19, RoL_Ddac_1.1, whole genome shotgun sequence genome harbors these coding sequences:
- the LOC129172054 gene encoding trace amine-associated receptor 1-like, which translates to MAPEVVVNQTHMIHPCYELNHLNYVPSKTHSLQCVLLKIFLCLLSIIIICGNLLIIISVVYFKQLHTPTNYLILSLAVADLLVGVLVFPLTIEFTVTYCAYQEELLCKVRSSVDVTLSIASILHLCCISIDRYHAVCKPLTYRTTITVHVVVFMILMSWCLSVVFTIAFVITDLNYAKCGRKCYIDVLIATILGFICSFYLPVSVMICIYVKIFLVAQKQARSIQNTSYQSRMPRAAVSKMERKATKTLTIVMGVFLICWSPYFLYTCVYLGKQALIPIAASEGLTWLALSNSMLNPFIYAFFYSWFQSAFKMIVSGKIFQGDFSSTRLH; encoded by the coding sequence ATGGCACCAGAGGTCGTCGTCAACCAAACTCATATGATACATCCTTGTTATGAACTTAATCATCTGAATTATGTACCGTCAAAAACTCATTCCTTACAGTGTGTTTTATTGAAGATATTTCTTTGCTTATTATCCATCATCATAATATGTGGAAACCTTCTCATAATCATCTCTGTGGTTTATTTCAAGCAGCTTCACACTCCTACTAATTATCTCATTCTCTCTCTGGCAGTGGCTGACTTGCTTGTTGGTGTTTTAGTGTTTCCCCTCACCATAGAATTCACCGTCACTTATTGTGCCTATCAAGAGGAACTGCTTTGCAAAGTGCGAAGCAGCGTTGACGTAACACTGAGCATCGCTTCTATTTTACATTTATGCTGTATTTCTATAGATAGATATCATGCAGTGTGTAAGCCTCTGACTTATAGAACTACAATCACTGTTCATGTTGTTGTGTTCATGATCTTGATGAGCtggtgtctctctgttgtattTACCATTGCTTTTGTGATTACAGACTTAAACTATGCAAAGTGTGGGAGGAAATGTTATATTGATGTTTTGATTGCAACAATTTTGGGATTCATTTGCTCCTTTTACCTTCCTGTGAGTGTAATGATATGTATCTATGTAAAGATCTTCCTTGTCGCACAGAAACAGGCACGCAGCATCCAAAACACAAGCTATCAGAGCAGGATGCCAAGAGCAGCTGTCAGTAAGATGGAGAGAAAGGCCACCAAAACTCTGACTATAGTTATGGGTGTTTTCCTCATCTGTTGGAGTCCTTACTTTCTGTATACTTGTGTTTATCTTGGAAAGCAGGCGTTGATACCGATAGCAGCTAGTGAAGGGCTTACCTGGCTGGCTCTGTCAAATTCAATGCTCAATCCGTTCATTTATGCTTTCTTTTACAGCTGGTTTCAatctgcttttaaaatgattgtaTCAGGAAAAATATTCCAAGGGGATTTTTCTAGCACCAGACTTCACTGA
- the LOC129172050 gene encoding trace amine-associated receptor 1-like, with protein MAPEVVVNRTHMIHPCYELDHLYYVPSKTHSLQCVLLNIFLCLLSIIIICGNLLIIISVVYFKQLHTPTNYLILSLAVADLLVGVLGFPLSIEFTVTFCVYQEELLCKVRSSVDITLSIASILHLCCISIDRYHAVCKPLTYRTTITVHVAVFMILVSWSLPLLVAIGFVVTQLNYAKCGGKCYSDVLIASILGLICSFYLPVIIMICIYVKIFLVAQKQARSIQNTSYQSRTTGAAVSKMERKATKTLTIVMGVFLICWSPFFLYTCIYVGNQALIPIAVVEGLTWLALSNSMLNPFIYAFFYSWFQSAFKMIVSGKIFQGDFSSTRLH; from the coding sequence ATGGCACCAGAGGTCGTCGTCAACCGAACTCATATGATCCATCCTTGTTATGAACTAGATCATCTGTATTATGTACCGTCAAAAACCCATTCCTTACAGTGTGTTTTATTGAACATATTTCTTTGTTTATTATCCATCATCATAATATGTGGAAACCTTCTCATAATCATCTCTGTGGTTTATTTCAAACAGCTTCACACTCCTACTAATTATCTCATTCTCTCTCTGGCAGTGGCTGACTTGCTTGTTGGTGTTTTAGGGTTTCCTCTCAGCATAGAATTCACCGTCACTTTTTGTGTCTATCAAGAGGAACTGCTTTGCAAAGTGCGAAGCAGCGTCGACATAACACTGAGCATCGCTTCTATTTTACATTTATGCTGTATTTCTATAGATAGATATCATGCAGTGTGTAAGCCTCTGACTTATAGAACTACAATCACTGTTCATGTTGCTGTGTTCATGATCTTGGTGAGCTGGAGTCTTCCACTTCTAGTTGCCATTGGTTTTGTAGTTACACAATTAAACTATGCAAAGTGTGGGGGGAAATGTTATAGTGATGTTTTGATTGCATCAATTTTGGGACTCATTTGCTCCTTTTACCTTCCTGTGATCATAATGATATGTATCTATGTAAAGATCTTCCTTGTCGCACAGAAACAGGCACGCAGCATCCAAAACACAAGCTATCAGAGCAGGACAACAGGAGCAGCTGTCAGTAAGATGGAGAGAAAGGCCACCAAAACTCTGACTATAGTTATGGGTGTTTTCTTGATTTGTTGGAGTCCTTTCTTTCTGTATACTTGTATTTATGTTGGAAACCAGGCGTTGATACCGATAGCCGTTGTTGAAGGACTTACCTGGCTGGCTCTGTCAAATTCAATGCTCAATCCATTCATTTATGCTTTCTTTTACAGCTGGTTCCAgtctgcttttaaaatgattgtaTCAGGAAAAATATTCCAAGGGGATTTTTCTAGCACCAGACTTCACTGA